The window CCAAGGAGGCAAAAAGCCCAATGAACGTGCAGACGCGGGCGCCATGAAGGATCGCCCGAAATCGATTCAACGGCGGCGACAAGGTTCACCATCCCATAGACGGTCAGAAAGAACATCGTCACGACGGGAGCGACCGCGTTGAGATCGCCGAGCATGACCGCGGCAAGCGCGATGATGATCGATACGATAAGTCCAACAATCGGCTCGGACCCTCCTTTGGATCCTCGTCCGAGAAATGACAAGACCAATCCGTCGGAAGCCATGGCCTGCAAGGTGCGGGGAGCGCCGAGTATTGAGCCGACGGCGGATGAAAATATGGCGCCCCACAAACCGGGAAGAATCAGGATAGCGCCCAAGGGGGCTATTTTCGTCCAGATCAGGGGCTCCTGCCGCAGGGCTTCAAACGATGCGCCTTTGATCAATATGAAAGGGATCAACAAATAGACGATGAATCCGACCAAGGTTGCGCCGATGGCGCCGCGCGGAATCGATTTAATGGGATCTCTGAGATCGCCGGAAAGTCCCAAACCGGCCATAATGCCGGTCACCGCCGGGAAGAATACGGCGAAGACGACCCAGAAATCAGAGCGAGGCGCCGGCAGATCGCTCACCGCGGTCACGCCGGGTCCGAAAAGGACTCCGAACACCAAGGCGCCGAGGGATAGGGCGATGAAAAAAAGGATCGGCGTCTGCACGCTTAGGGCCAAGCGCGCCCCGCGGTAGGCCAGAGCTCCGACGGCGATCACGATAACAAATGCGGCTGGTTGAACAGGAACGTCGGGCCAAAGAATCCGCATCGATTCGGCCAAACCAAAGGCGTAAAGCGTCACGGAGAATACTTGTGAGAGGAAGAGGGGAAGTCCGATGGCGCCGCCGAATTCCAGGCCGAGGCTTCTGGATATAATGTAATAGGCGCCGCCGCCGCCCAATCGGATATTGGTCGCAATGGCGGAAAATGACAATGTTGTTATGAGTGTAATACCGTTGGCGAGGGCGACGATGATGAGGGTTTTGACAAGACCTACCTGTCCCGTCACCCAGCCGAATCGAAGATACATGATCACGCCGAGAATAGTGAGAATTGTCGGCGTGAAGACTCCCAGGAAAGTGCCTAATTTCCCGTCGCTCGGAACCTGGTTTTTTTTGCTTCTTCCAAACATACACATCTCCCCAAACACTGTTTAGAGCAGACTAAATAGGCTGAGGCTGGAATTGCAAGCATGGCAGACTGCCAACTGAAGATTATTGCCGAATTTCGCCGCACGGCCTGGGAATTCAGCCTGGCGGCGGGATGAAATTCAGGTAAACTTGTCGGGGATCAGGCATCTTTAATCGGACGGGCCCGGCCGGCAAGATTTATCGGTGCGGGAATGATCGGCCGGCCATTCCAATGAAGTGAGGAATAATCCAAGCGTGAGCGCCGAGCAGCAACAAAGGGAAGCAGCATTGGTTGCGCAGGTTTTGGCCGGAGACGCATCCGCCTTTGAAACATTGTTGGAGCCAATCGAACCGGCGTTGCGATCGTTTTTGCAGGGGCAGCTGAGAACCCGGTCCGATGTCTCGGTCGACGAGGCGTTGCAGGAAGTCCGAATATATTTGTATAGGCGCCTCGACCGGTTCAATCCTGAATACCCCCTGCGCGTTTTCGCCATCGGGCTCGCCAAGAATGTGGTCAAGCGATTCCTTCACCGCAAGAGTGACTTGGCGCCGCAGTATAATTCCGAGAACTCGGCGTTATACGGAAGCAGCTATCCTCAGGGGGAACTCAGTCTGCTGGAGCTGCAGGATCATCCCCTTTCCCTCGCCGAGATCATGGGGAAGGGGCGGTTCGACCCCTTCGGCGCCGCCGGAAGCGGCCGGGCGGGTGACCATCCGCCCATATCCCGCACCTTCCTGGAGCTCTTTGCGATCTTCCTGCGCTACGGCGGCTATCCGCATCAGCAGATTTCGTTTGGGTACAGCATTCTCCTATGGGGGAAGCCGAAGCGGGAAGCGGCGGGTCCTGCGAAGGCGGCCGGCGCGTTGGCCGGGAAGGCCCCCGTGACCGGCGATCCCGACCGCGTCGTGCGCGAGGTCGGTCCGCTGGAGCTGAGCGCCGCCGCGGATGAGATGCTGGAGGAGATCACGCGGGTGCAGAGGCTCGATGCCGACTATGTACAACAGGTCCGCCGTCCGCTTGATCGGCGTCTTGTCCTTAAAGGGGGCGAGCTTTTCGAGAAAGACAAGACGTCGTTGAAGCTTTTCACGCATCTCATCGAGCGCGTCATCGCCGGGTCGGCGCTGCGGGAGTATTTCGGCAAGGATCAGCGGCGCTCGGTGGCCGACTGGACCTGGTCGCTGAAGGAGCGGGTCAAGAAGGCCTATCTGCATCCGTCGTCCCGCAAGCGGAGCCCGCTTCCATTTACGGAGTAAGCCACGAGAACTCCGCTCCGGGGGGCGTAGAAGGGTATGAGGACTCACGGATGACACCGGCGCAAAGGAGGCGAAATGTTGCATCCTGAGCAGGAGCGCCTCACGGCGTTTGTGGCCGGGGAGCTCGGCGACGAAGAGGCGATGACCATCTACGCCCATCTCGCCCAATGCGATCCCTGCACCCAGCGTTTCCTCGCCCTCCGGAAGATCCACTGCGACTTCGACAATTCATGGGATGACTTTCTCGCCGAGTTCCAGCTGCGACTGGAAGCATTTGCCGCCGAATCTCAGGCGGATGGGTCATATGCCCCAGCCGTGGTGATTCGCGGGTTTCTGAACGGCTCCAGGCGGCTGGCCACGGCGGCGATGGTTCGAGTCGCGGAAAAATTCGCGGATGTGACGGATGCCGGCCGTGTGCTCGAGGCTGTTTTCGTGCCGACCTATACCGGGGTCGGCGACGCTAAAACCGATCCCGACGCGCGCCGGCTGGCCGAGGAGGCCTCCGAGAAATGCGGTCAGGCCGATGACAAGGAGGCGCTGAAGAAACTGGCGAAAATCTCCGAGACCGACCCGATCGTCAGCGAGACGGCCAAGCTCGATCTAATCTCAGGCGAGAATGTTGTAGGGGAGGTGATCGTTCAATCCCGGAGCCGGCTGGTGTCGGTGCTGGTTTATCCCGCTCTGCTGGGGACTTCACAGGCCACCGCCGTGCTGCGGCTGCTGGATGCTGCGGTTGATGGCGCGGGCGCGCCACGCCGGCTGCGGCTGGAGGCCGTCGAAGGCGCGGCCTACTGGCTCGCCGAATTCGAGAATGTGCCGGATGGGCCGTTTTCAGTCGGATTGGAGATAGCGCGGCCGACGAGCTAACTTAATTTTCACCCAGGTACTCCTCGCCGCACAGAGTCATCCGGCGGATGACACCTTTTGCGCTGACTTCACGACATCATTTCACCATCACCAATCGCGTGCTCCGAGACAGGCTGGGAGTCTCGACCCGAACAAAGTAAATACCCGACGGCGCCAAGTGCCCCGCGTCTGCTCTGCCATCCCATTGAAGTCTTTGACGAGCCAGCAAGGGACCGTCATAGAGCCGCCGGACGATCCGTCCCGCGGCATCATAAATTGCAACCGTCGCCGGCTCTGCGGATTCGATCCCCAATGCCAGCGAGAACTGTCCTGTGGCCGGATTGGGCCAGCAAATGATCGCGCGGGGTTCAAGCGATTCCGGTAAATCCTCGATGCCGGCCGCGGGGCCCGCGATCGAGTCGGGGGGAGCGTTGCCATTGACGCCTCCGCCGTTGATGAGCTCGAATCCCAT of the Candidatus Eisenbacteria bacterium genome contains:
- a CDS encoding Na-K-Cl cotransporter, producing MFGRSKKNQVPSDGKLGTFLGVFTPTILTILGVIMYLRFGWVTGQVGLVKTLIIVALANGITLITTLSFSAIATNIRLGGGGAYYIISRSLGLEFGGAIGLPLFLSQVFSVTLYAFGLAESMRILWPDVPVQPAAFVIVIAVGALAYRGARLALSVQTPILFFIALSLGALVFGVLFGPGVTAVSDLPAPRSDFWVVFAVFFPAVTGIMAGLGLSGDLRDPIKSIPRGAIGATLVGFIVYLLIPFILIKGASFEALRQEPLIWTKIAPLGAILILPGLWGAIFSSAVGSILGAPRTLQAMASDGLVLSFLGRGSKGGSEPIVGLIVSIIIALAAVMLGDLNAVAPVVTMFFLTVYGMVNLVAAVESISGDPSWRPRLHVHWAFCLLGAVGCFAVMFLINAKAAVAAIIIEILLWAFLARRERQAGWGDVRRDIYEALIRWSLVRLSRRPMTARNWRPHVLAFVDSAERHLDLIRFGTWFSQGRGVVTVCELVVGDLIMEKIDFREKEEKISRTLKRERLVAFGEVDIVPDVISGITDVSQANGIAGLNSNTILLGWSRNPEKRVDFLRVVNRLEKLGKSVIIGRIQPGLIPRENEERIIHVWWGGLKHNSDLMLLLAHLITRNPEWRSSQIVILSVASNEHMKANTEHYLESLIPAIRIVAEVQVMIAEKDRTIKEIISEKSAEADIVFLGLDPPENDKDIIKYATYLEEFSEPLRTVFFVKNSSLFVGQLVQTWDEVAAVSPETENKNSAPQNTDPGV
- a CDS encoding zf-HC2 domain-containing protein; the encoded protein is MLHPEQERLTAFVAGELGDEEAMTIYAHLAQCDPCTQRFLALRKIHCDFDNSWDDFLAEFQLRLEAFAAESQADGSYAPAVVIRGFLNGSRRLATAAMVRVAEKFADVTDAGRVLEAVFVPTYTGVGDAKTDPDARRLAEEASEKCGQADDKEALKKLAKISETDPIVSETAKLDLISGENVVGEVIVQSRSRLVSVLVYPALLGTSQATAVLRLLDAAVDGAGAPRRLRLEAVEGAAYWLAEFENVPDGPFSVGLEIARPTS